GGCCTCCGGCTCGGCGGAACTCCTGCTGCGTTTGGTGACGAACCTCGTCCGGAACGCCGTCGTCCGAACCTCCCGGCGGCGGCACGGCGACGGCCCACACCGAACCCTTCCTGCGCGGCTATGGCCGCGTCCGCACCGGCGAACATGCCGACATCGGCCTCGCCTTCGTCCACAGCATCGTCCGCGCCCACCGGCACCCCCGCCACCCGCACCCCGCCCACCGGCGGCCTCACCGCCACGATCCGCCTCCCCGAGGCCCCCGAAGGAAACGCCTCGGGGCGGAAATATCCGGCTCGCCGGTTACTTCCCACGTGCTTGTCCACCGGTCAGCCGTTAGTGGCACGTTATCGAAACGACAGCAGGATGCGGGATGCTCACGAAAGGCCTGTCGCCCTACGGGGAAGAAGCTCCGCCTCTTCGTCCTCCTGAAGATTATCAAACCCCGTACGAGGCATCGAGGACAGATATGCGTGAACGCTTTCTTGGAGACTTTGCGTGAGAGATTACGTTGCGAAGAGGGCCGGGTGGCACAGAGTTGTCGCCCTGCTCACGACACTCATAGCCATGACCGGAATTCTCGCCGTCCTGGCCCCTGGAACGGCATGGGCGCTGGATGACGACACGGACAACCCGGCCTACCGGTCGCTGGGAAAGGCGAACAATCCCGACTGGATGAAGGGTATCGACGGTGAGACGCCGCTCGGCTGGCTGTCCGTGCCCGGCACCCACGACACGCTCTCGATCCGCGGCGGCGACAGTACGTACACGCAGCAGAACGGCGGCCCCAGCGCCCAGACGCTCGCCGCTCAGCTCCAGGCGGGCATCAGGTCCATCGACATCCGCGTGCGGGCCATCGGTGGAAGTTTCACGATCCACCATGGCGCGGTGTACCAGGACGCGAACTTCGGCGATGTCCTCAAGGTGCTGAACGACTTCCTGTCGGCGCATCCCTCCGAAACAGTCATGATGCACATGCGGGCCGAGTGCGACAACAGCAGCGAAGCCATCGAAGTCTGCAATGACGAACCGCAGAGTACGACCGACGCGCAGCGCGCCGCGATTTTCCGCACGTACATCGACGGAGACCCGAACGCCAAGAGATTCTGGGGGCCGTCGGTCAGCGGGACGGGTCAGGCTGCCGTTCCGAAGTTGAGTGAAGTACGCGGAAAGATCGTCCTGGAGCGCTTCCGAAATATAGGTGAGGACAGCGGCAAGTACGGCATCGACGGCGGTCGCCTCTCCATCCAGGACGACTGGAAGGTAGCGACCATCCTCCCCGGTGACATCGACGCGAAGGTCCAGAAGGTCACGGACCACCTCACCGCGGCGGACAACGACAACGACGCCTCACGTATCTACGTGAACCACACGAGCGGCTCCAGCGCCTTCGCCTATCCCAAGGCCGTCGCGGACCGGGTGAACGAAAAGGTTCTCGGGCCGCTGGGTGAAGTGAAGAACCGTACCGGCGAAGTCATGATGGACTACCCCGGCTACGCCATGATCAATACGATCATCGCCGCCAACCGGCCGTGGGACGGCCTCACTTGGCAGGTGCCCCGACTCACGGTCATGCCGCTGGGTGATTCGATCACCTTGGGCGTGGGCAGCACCACCCGGACCGGTTACCGGCCCGCCCTGGCGGAGAGACTCGTCAACCGTTCGGGCGGCGTGGTGGAGTTCGTGGGTTCGATGGTCGACGCCGATGGCGTGACACGCCACGAGGGGCATTCGGGCTGGCGCATCGACGAGTTGCAGGCGAACATCGAGACCTGGCTGGCTGCGGCGAAGCCCAATCTGATCACGCTGCACATCGGCACCAACGACATGAACCGCAACTACCAGGTGGCGACCGCGCCCCAACGGCTGGCTGCGCTCATCGACCAGATCCATGCCGCCTCGCCCGACACCGTGGTCGTGGTCGCCACCCTTGTGCCGGCCACCGACCCCGCGGTCCAGGCCCGGATCGACACCTACAACCAGGCGATCCCGGGGATCGTCCTGGACCGCTTCCAGCGGGGCTACAAGATCCAGCAGGTCGGCATGGGCTCATTGACCACGGACGACCTCAACGACAACCTGCATCCCAACAACAGCGGCTACGCCAAGATGACGAACGCGTTCATGCGCGGCATCGGGGAGGCCGCCGGCAAGGGCTGGATCAAGGAGACCGTCGAGGTCAAGCCCGCGCCGCCGCGCCAGGGAGCCGACTCCGGCGACTACGACGTGGACATCAACGGCGACGGCCGGGCCGACTATCTGGTGGTGGACGACAACGGGGCCGTCCGCGCCTGGCTCAACACGGCCAATCCCACCACTGGCGCCGTCGAATGGACCGACCAGGGCTTCATCGCCTCCGGCTCCAACGACTGGTCGGCCCATCAGGTCCGCTTCGCCGACGTCGGCGGCGACGCCCGCGTCGACTACCTGGTCGTGGACCCCGCCAACGGGGCGGTCCGCGCCTTCGTCAACATGGGCGGCGACGGCCGCGGCGGCTGGCAGGACAGGGGCTTCATCGCCACCGGGTCCAGCGGGTGGACCGGCGACCAGGTCCGCTTCGCCGACGTCGGCGGCGACGCCCGCGCCGACTACCTCGTCGTCGGCCCCAACGGCGCCACCCGCGCCCTGCTCAACACCACCGACGTCACGACCGGCGTCATCAAGTGGACCGACCAGGGCGTCATCGCCTCCGGCTCCGCTGCGTGGACCGGTGGCCAGGTCCGCTTCGCCGACGTCGGCGGCGACGCCCGCGCCGACTACCTCGTCGTCGGTGACCAGGGTGCCGCCCACGCGTACGTCAACACCGGTGGAAACGGCCGTGGTGGCTGGTCGGACCAGGGCGTCATCGCCACCGGCTCCTCCCTCTGGCTCGCCGGCCAGATCCGTTTCGCCGACATCAACGCCGACGGCCGCGCCGACTATCTCGTCCTGGACGACAACGGCGCCATCCGCGCCTACCTCCACACCACCAGCACGACCGGCACCGTCAAGTGGTCCGACCAGGGAGTGATCGCCGCCGGTACCGGAGCCCCCGGCTACCGCGTCCGCATCTAGGAACCGCTCCGCTCCGACCGCTCGCCCCGCCGGCTCCCCGGCGGGGCGAGCGTTTCTTCCGGATCACCCTGCCGGCCGGGCAGCGGCTCACTCCGGCGGGTGGGTGCGTAGCCACTCGGCCCAGGTGATGGTGCCCCGGTTGCCATCGGGACAGGTCAGGTCGCGGGCCGCCCGCTCGACCGCGGACGGTACCGGGACACGCAGGAGGCGTCGCTGCCTGCCGCGGATCTGCTGCCACGTCGCGAGGAGTTCGCCGAGCGTGAGCACCTCCGGACCTCCGAAGTCCACGCACTGCCCGCCGGGACCTTCGACGACGCGTCTGGCGAGGTAGTCGGCGAAGTCGCGCGAGTCCGCCGGCTGGGTCCGCAGATCGGTGGGCAACGGCACTACGGGCAGCCGGGCCGCCTTGCCCAGCATCCGGTCGGTCAGCCAGTGGAACTGGGTGGCGCGGAGGATCGACCAGGGCACCTGCCCGGCTCGTACCAGCTCCTCGGCGGTGTGCTTGACGCGCATGTACGGGATGCGGGCCCGGTCGACGCCGACGATGGACACGTAGGCGAAGTGGGTCACCCCGGTGTGGACGGCCGCGGCGAGGAGTCGGCGGGTGCCGTCGACATCGACCTCCGGCGGGCTGCGCCAGAAGTCGACCGGCAGGAGAAAGCCTCGTCTGGCAGCCGGGGAGAGCGTTGCCGCGTGAACGATGACCTGGGACCCGGACACCGCCGCCGTTATCCCCTCGCCGGTGGCGAGGTCTCCTCGGATCCACTCCACATCCGGATCCGATCCCGGTGAACGGGCGAGCACGCGCACGTGGTGCGACGGCTTCAGCCGGGCGACCACGTCGCGTCCCAGATGCCCGGTACCGCCCGTGACCAGCACGGTTGCCATCGGCAGCACCTCCGGATCGAGCACCTCGGTCCCCTGCTTCACTGTCTCACCCTGGTGGGTCACCGGCATTCGCGCGGCGCCCGGACCCGTCTCTCCCTCACCTGCCCGACGACCTCGCGTCGGCGTACCGCAGCAAGGCGCCCACGCCCTCGTACAGCCTCAGCTCGCTCTCCGGTACGACGACCAGCTCGGCACGGGTGCCGACGAGGGCCCGGACAAGGGCGTCGTCGGCGCGTTCCTCGCGTGGCGCCCGTACACCGAAGGACGTCAGCTCCGCCTCGGTCAGGGCGAGCTGGGTGGGCTGGGAGCCCACCCAGAGCCGCGGTGAGGACCCGGGCGGCCGGTTCAGCAGCAGTGCTGCCACCTGGCCCCGCTGGAGGGCGGCGACGGTGGCGGCCAGACCCTCCGCCACGGGCCCGTTCAGGGCACGCCGACCGATGAAGACGTCCACGAGCTCCCGGTCGTGCGCGGCCATGTGGCCGCGGAAGACGCCGTCGAGCTGCGGCTCCAACAGGGCGCGTCCGGTGTCGGTGGGGGTCGGGCCGCTCACGCGTACGATCTTGTCCCGCAGGGCGTGCGGCAGGCGGCGGATCAGTACGTTGCACGCCCACTCGTCCCCGCCCACGACGACGGCGTCGGCATGGGCGCGCCGCGCCCGTTCGTCCAGCCGGTGGCCGAGCCGGACGCAGGTGCGATGCCAGGTCGCCACCGCGACCCTGCGGCGCAGCCGCTCACCCGGGGTGACGGTGGACGTGGGCCAGGTGCCGGTCTCCGCCTCCAGCGCCACCCAGCCGTGGGTCTCGGCGGTCGGAAGGCCGCCGTAGTGGACGACCACGGCCATGTACGGGATCTCCGGAACGTGCTGGGTGACCAGGGGCATGGCGTCCGGCAGGGTGCTGTACCGCGCGGAGTCGTGCTCGGGTGGCTCGGGAAGCTCCCCGTCCAGGACGAGCGTGCCGTGGGCGGCGAAGATGGCCTGCCCGTGCACCCCCGGAACTTCTGCGTCGGCGCCGACCACCTCCTCCAGCACGTTCGTCAGCGCCTCGTCCGCGCCCTGACGGGTCAAGCTCTCCCGCAGCCGCTCCCAGCGCAGCGCGATCGCCCGCTCGGGATGCTCGACGTCCCGGGAGGTGTCCAGATACACGGAGGCGTACGGGCCCGGCTCTGCGTAGAGGGGCTCAAGGAACGACAGCCTCATCGCCACTCCTCGTCGACGGCCCCCCACCTTCGATGATGCCCGAGACCAGTCGTCGGAGGCACTCACGGCATCCGGTGCGCGAGACGCCGTCGATCACCGGACGGCGGGATACTGCGGCCATGAGGGTAGCGGTGATGACAGCCGGGTCGCGTGGGGACGTAGCGCCGTACACCGGTCTCGGGCACGGGCCTTGACCGCAGCTCTGAAAGAGGTGACCAGCGAGCCGGTCTACCGCCGTCGTGCCCTGGCACTCTCCGAACGGATCCGGAGCGAGGACGGGGTCGCACCGGTCGTCGCCGCGGTGCGCCGGGATGGCGGGGAGCCGGAGCGGCCAACGGCCGAAGGCGTCGCCGAGCATCACCGGTCGTTGCCCGATGTGCCGGTGAGAAGTGGCTGTTCGGTCCAGATGACCTTGCCGTCCGCGGTGTAGCGGGTGCCCCAGCGGCCGGCGAACTGGGCCACCAGGAACAGGCCCCGTCCGCCCTCGTCGGTGGTCGCCGCGCGCCGCAGGTGTGGAGCGGTGCTGCTGCCGTCCGAGACCTCGCAGATCAGGGCGCGGTCGCGGATCAGACGTACGCGGACGGGCTCGGCGGCGTAGCGGATGGCGTTGGTGACAAGCTCGCTGAGGATCAGCTCGGTGGTGAACGACTCCTCCTCCAGACCCCATTCGGCCAGCGTGCGGGCGACGGCGGCGCGAACCTGCCCGACGGCCGACGGTTCGGACGCGACGTCCCAGGCGGCTGTACGGGCGCTGTCGACCGCACGCGTGCGGGCGACCACCAGTGCGATGTCGTCCGAGGGATGCTCGGGCAGCAACGCGTCCAGAACCGCGCCGCAGGTCTGCTCGGGCGTGCGGCCGGGGTGCGCCAGAGCACGCCGCAGCAGTTCCAGCCCTTCGTCGATGTCGCGGGTGCGGTCCTCCACGAGACCGTCGGTGTAGAGCACGAGGCTGCTGCCCTCGGGGAGTCGTATCTCGGCTGTCTCGAAGGGGAGTCCGGAGAGCCCGAGGGGTGGTCCGCCCGGTACGGCGGCGAACGCCGCGCTGCCGTCGGGGTGCACGACGGCGGGCTCGAGGTGGCCGGCGCGGGCCATCGTGCACAGCTGGGAGCCCGGGTCGTAGAGCGCGTACAGACAGGTGGCACCCGTGACCGGCGCGATGTCGCCGTCGCCGCTCTCGTCCTGGTCGATCCGAGTGACCAGTTCGTCGAGGTGCCACAGGAGTTCGTCGGGCGACATGTCCAGGGAGGAGAAGTTGTGGACCGCGGTGCGCAGCCGGCCCATGGTGGCGGCGGCGTGCAGCCCGTGGCCGACCACGTCCCCCACGACGAGCGCGACGCGGGCGCCGGGCAGCGGGATGACGTCGAACCAGTCTCCGCCGACACCGCCGCTGCCCGCGTGCGCGGGCAGGTAACGGTGGGCCACGTCGAGCGCGTTCTGCTCCGGCAGGGCGCGGGGGAGCAGGCTGCGCTGCAGGGTGACCGCCATGGTGTGCTCGCGCGTGAAGCGCCGGGCGTTGTCGATGGTGACCGCCGCACGGGCGGCCAGTTCCTCGGCGAGTGTCACGTCGTCGTGCTCGAACGGCTCGGGCTTGCGCGACCGCCAGAACGTGACGACACCCAGGATGACGCCGCGGGCACGCAGCGGAGCCGCGATCATCGAATGGATGCCGGCCTCGACAAGTCCCCTGGCCCGTTCGGGGTCTTGAGCCTGCCAGCCGGAGAAGGCGGTCATGTCCGCCTCCAGGACCGTCTCGCCCGAGCCGTAGCCGAGGCTCTGCGGGGTGGACGGGACGAACTGGATCAGTTTTCCGGGCGGGTAGAGCGGTGTGTCGTCCCGGATACCCCGGAACGCGACACGGCGCATCGCCGCACCGTCCTGCGACGGCTCCTCGCCCCGCAGGACCGGGTCGGCCAGGTCGACGGTGACGAAATCGGCGAACCGGGGGACGGCGAAGTCCGCCAGCTCCTGGGAGGTCCGTTCGACGTCGAGGCTGGTACCGATCTCCCATCCGGCGGTGAACAGCAGTTTCAGGCGTTCCTGCGCCACATCGGCCCGGCCGGTGACGGCCTGCAGTTCGGTGGTGTCCCGCAGCGTCGCGACACAGCCGGACGGCCCCCCTCCGGGGTCGGTCGGCCGCTGGTTGACGGCGAGCAGCCGGTCTCCGGCCAGGTGCACCTCGTCGGTGGCCGAGCGTCCGGAAGTCAACAGCCGGGCGATGTCCGGGGCGAGTCCCAGCTCATGGGCGAGCAGGCCCTCCGCCTCCGGGCTCAGACCGAGCAGCCTGCGGGCCTCGTCGTTGGCCAGCGCCAGCCGACCGTCGCCGTCGAGGATCAGAACGCCTTCGCGCACGGCGTGCAGTACCGCGTCGTGGTGCTCGTACATGCGGGTCATCTCGGCGGGCCCCAGGCCGTGGGTCTGGCGGCGCAGCCGCCTGCCGACCAGAGCGGTACCGAAGGTGGCGACTGCCAGCGCGGCCGCCGCGGCACCGAGCAGCAGGGGCAGCTGATGCTCGACGACACCGCTCACCGCTTCGAGCGTGACCCCGGCGGACACCAGAGCGATCACGTCGCCCTCGGCGTCGGTCACGGGGACGACGGCGCGGGTGGACGGGCCGAGGGTGCCGGTCACGGTCTCCCTGACGATCCCGCCTGCTGCCGCAGGGCCGATCGTGCCGATGTAGTGCTTTCCGATCTGTGCCGGATCGGGGTGGGTGATGCGGATCCCGTCCTTGGTCATCACCACGAGGAAGTCGACGCCGGACGCCTTTCGCGCTTCCTCGGCGCGTGGCTGGAGCTCCGCGGTCGGGTCGGGACCGGCCAGGACCTCCTCGATGCCCGGCGCGCTGGCGAAGGTCTCGGCCACGGCGAGGGACCGGTTGCGCGCTTCCCGCTCGCTGTCGGCACGGGACTGCAGGACGAGAGCAACCACGGCGGCGACGACGAGGAGCACCACGATCGCCGCCTGTAGGGAGAAGACCTGGCGGGCGACGGTGCGGACGCTCAACGCGGAGCGCAGGCGGCCGAGGAGTCCGGCCATAGTCCATGTCTAGCACCGGCCCGAACGGCGGGCGAGCGGGCTGCCCGGGCACGGAACGGACCGGCCCACGGAACGGACCGGCCCACGGGCACGTACCGCGCTGTGGGGCCGGCGGACGCCTCCCGGGTGCGATGCGCACCGAGGGTGGTGACACTGGTGCCATGGCGCACAAGGTATTGCTGGAAGGCGGGCCGGACGACCTCCCCGAGCGGATCGTCACGGTCGAGACCCCCGGCGAGGACGTGAAGATCCCGCACCTCGGCGGATACGAGCACTTCAGGGAGACCGAACGCCGGCACGACACCGCGGAGGGAACCCTGCGGGTGTACGAATGGTGGGAGCGTACGGAGATCGCCGAGTAGGGCGGCCGGACACACGCCGTGACGGGTGTCGTGGACTCGGATCACGTCACCGAGTCGATTCGCCCGGTACGTGCGTCCCGGTCTTCACCGAACCGGCAGGCCGGTCCGCCGACGGGAGCGGACCGCGATCGAGGCTGGAGAGCAGTTCCGCCGGCCGGTCGGCGAAGACTGTCAGCCCTTGCGGACCTCGCGCGGTGCGTGGCTGTAGTGGGCATGGCCGCGTTCGAGCGCGACGAAGGTCAGTCGAGCGTTGTCGAGCAGGGGGGAGAGGTCTCCGTCGACCACTCGCGTCGAACCGGAGACGATCACCTCGCGGAGTGCCGGATGGTCCGCGACAGGGGCGAGCGAGGCGATGTCACCGCTGTTCTCCAGCTCAAGGCGGTGCAGGAGAGCGAGACCGGAGACAAAAGCGATCGCGTCGGTCCTCGCGGAGAGCAGGGATACGTCCTCCAGTGCCGCGGCCCCGGCCAGCAGCTCGGAACGGGCGAGCCGGCCGTCGTAGAGGCGGAGTTCCCGCAGGGCCGGGAAGAGCGCGGCACCTTCCATGTCGGTGACGTGCTTCCGGCTCGCTTCGAGGCGGAGCTTCCGCAGGGCCGGCTTGGGCCCGAGCGCGGAAAGGGATGCTCCCTTCCACTCCGGCAGGACGAGGTCGTCGAGGGAGGCGAGCAGGGAAAGGGACCGGGCCACGACCGGCCACGGGGCCTCCAGCTCCCGGAGCTCCGGCAGCCCGGCCAGGTCCAGCTCCTGGGTGGCGGACGCGGGCAGCCGCAGGCGTACGAGTCCGGGGCATCGCGTCACCGGGGAGAGGTCCGGGACACCGCTCAGGACGCGGAGACTGCGCAGTCCGGCAAGGTCGGTCAGGAAGGCGAGGTCGACGGCGGGACCGGTCTTCCGGCGTGCGGGCGCTCCGATGACCAGCCCGTCGCACGTACCGTCCTCGAACCGCTCGGTATATGCGGGATCCCACGGTTCGTCGGTCACGAACATCTCGGACCACCCGTCGCGCCGTCGGGCGATCTTCATGCGTACTCCTCCGGGAATAGAAGAAAAAGGAGGTGGGGACGTTCCGTCCCCACCTCCTCTCCGTCAGCAGTACGGAGGCGCCCCGCCCGTGTCGTGTCGTGGCCGTCCGGACCGGACCGAGCGCACTGCGGTCGCGACCGCACGGAAGGATGATAGGACCATGGAAGGGCTACCTTTCACTCCTCCCGCCGGGGCGGACGAAGGCGGGCACCTCGGTCCGCCCCCGGCCGCTATCGCCCTGATTGCCGCAGACGGAGAGCTCGTCGGGTGGAGTAGTGAGGCCGAGGCCCTCCTGGGATATCCCGCTTCGGAGGTACTGGGACGCCGGGCGGCGGACCTGCTCGTCACCCCGCACGCCGATCGCGACGGATCGGAGGAGCGGCGACCGGATCAGCGACTGTGGTTCGGTGGGACACCCAGTGCCGTCGTGGACGCGCGCCACCGTAGCGGACACACCCTCCGTGTGGCAGTGGCTCTGCGCCCCCTGGCTCCCGCCTCCGACGGGGACTCCACCGGCCGGGCCCCCACCGCCGTCCTCATGGCCACCGAGCTGGAGGGACTTCGCTGGTGGGAGACCCGACAGGCGATGCTGCAGGGGCTCGTGACCCAGTCACCCGTGACACTGACCATCTACGGCCCCGGCGCGCGCCTCTTGTGGGCCAACGCATCCAGTGTCCAGGAGCTCGGCGGCGACCTCGCAGCATCGCTGGGCCGCTCCATGACCGAACTCTTTCCCGGCGATGTCCTCACCACCGAGCATCTGGCGTCGGCCGAGGACTTCGTCCAACAGATCCTCGAGACCGGTGAGCCGGTCATCGACGTGCATTTCCGAGGGCGCGCCCCGGCCGACCCGCGGCGTGAGCACGTCTGGTCCTCGTCCTACTTCCGACTGCTGGACGGCCGGGGAGAGCCGGTGGGCGTGTGCGAACAGTCCATCGACGTCACCGACCACTACCGTGCGCAGCAGCGCCTCGCTCTCCTCGCGGAGGCCGGTGCACGGATCGGGGCGACACTCGACCTGTCCGTGACGGCAGCGGAGCTCGCCAAGATCGTCGTGCCGCAGTACGCCGACGCCGTGCTGGTCGACGTGGCGGCAGAGGTGCTCGAAGGAGAGGAACCGAAGCCCGTCACGGCATGGGACCTGGTGCGCGTGGCCGATTCCGACGGAGAACCCTCTCGGGTGGGCGAGCAGGTCGCGTACGCCACCGGATCGTCGCAGGCCGAAAGCCTGGCAGGGGGCCGTGCGACCGCGGACGCCGTGGTCGCGCCGACACGGCTGTACGTCCCGCTGATCGTGCGGGGGACGCCATTGGGTCTTGTCACCTTCGTGCGGGGCGAGGACTCGGAACCCTTCGGCGACGATGATCGGGCGGTGGCAGAGGAGCTGGCGTCGCGGACCGCCGTGTGCATGGACAACGCCCGGCGGTACCGGCGAGAGCGCACCGCAGCGTTCATGCTCCAGCGCAGTCTGCTGCCACGGTCGCTGCCCGAGCTGAGCGCGGTCGAGGCGGCGAGTCGCTACCTGCCCGCCGACAGCCACCTCGGCGCCGGCGGCGACTGGTTCGACGTCATTCCGCTGTCCGGCGCACGTGTCGGACTCGTCGTGGGGGACGTCGTCGGCCACGGGCTGGGAGCCGCTGCCACGATGGGGCGCCTGCGCGCGATGGTGCGCACCCTGGCCGAGCTGGACCTCGCGCCCGACGAACTCCTGGCCCGGCTGAACGATCAAGTCGGCAAGGACGCGTCGGACCAGAAGGTGCAAGGCTCGGAGGGCAGTGGCGCCGTCGGAGCGACGTGTGTCTACGGGGTCTACGATCCAGCTTCTCGAACGAGCACCTGGGCGGCGGCGGGACACCCGTCGCCGGCTGTGGTGCAGCCGCACGGCCCCGTCAGCTTCCTTCGTCTGCCACCGGGGCCTCCTCTGGGCGTGGGACGGCTTCCGTACGAGGGCGCGGAAGTGACGCTCGCCGCAGGAAGCCTGGTCGTTCTGTTCACCGACGGCCTCGTGGAGGCGCGGGGGCAAGGCATCGACGTGGGGTTGGGCCGCTTGGCGGCTGTACTCGGGGAGCAGCGAGGATCGTCGTCCGACCTGTTGTGCGCCCAGATCGTCGCGGAGCTGGTGCCGGACCATGTGCGGGACGACGCGGCGCTCCTTGTCGTGCGCACCCGTGCGCTGGACGCACGCCAGGTGGCGGCCTGGGAGCTGCCCTCGGACCCCGCGCTCGTCGCACGCGCACGTTCGATGGCCGCGGAACAGCTTGTGCGGTGGGGACTGGACGATCTGGCGTTCACCACGGAACTGGTGGTCAGTGAACTGGTCACCAACGCGATCCGTCACGCCTCCGGCCCGATCGGTCTGCGCTTGATCCGGGACCGTTCTCTCATCTGTGAGGTCTCCGACTCGCAGCACACCTCACCCCATGCCCGCTACGCAGGCAACGACGAGGAGGGCGGACGTGGACTGTTCATGGTCGCCCAGCTCACCGAGCACTGGGGTACGCGTTACATGCCGACGGGTAAGACGATCTGGGCGGAACAGGCCTTGCCCGTGCCTTGACGGCTCACGGCGTGTGCAGGCGTACGGCCAAGGCGGCGATGTCATCGTCGAGGCTGCCTCTGCTGTGACGGAGGAGGTCGTGGTGCAGCGCCGTGAGCAGATCACGGGGAGGTGTGGGGGGCTGTCGGCGCATCCACGCTGTCAACGGGAAGAACTCACCGTCCCGGGCGCGGGTTTCGGCGATCCCGTCCGTATAGAGGAGGAGAAGTTCTCCGGGAGCGAAGTCGAAGGCGTCCGCACGGTACTGGTCGCCGAGCATTTCCGCGAGGCTGAGCAGAGGCGAGGGGACGGACGGCTCGAGGGTGCGCACCTCCTTGAGGCTGTGGATCAAGGGCGGGGGGTGTCCGCAGTTGACGATGGTGATGTGGCTGCCTTGATGCGGGATCTCGACGAGCAGCGCGGTGGCGAAGCGTTCCATCGGCGCCTCGGGTGGATGGGCGGCGTTGTGCCGGGCGCAGCTCGCGTCGAGCTTGCGGGCGACGTCGGCCATGGAGGCCTCGCCGTGTGCCGCCTCCCGGAAGGCGTTGACGATCGCCGCGGCCGCCCCCACCGCCGGCAGGCCTTTGCCCCGCACGTCGCCGATGAGCAGCCGTACTCCGTACGGCGTATCGACCACCTCGTAGAAGTCCCCGCCGATGCGGGCTTCCGCGGCGGCCGCGAGGTACAGCGATTCGATCTCGACGTTCCGGAAACGGTGCGGCAGGGGCCGCAGTACCACCTGCTGGGCCGCGTCGGCGACGAGCCGTACCTGAAAGAGCGTGCGCTCCCGTTGAAGCCGGACATGGCTTCCGTATGCGGCGGCCACGGTGACCGCGATGATTCCCCCGCACGTCCACCACGTCCCGAGATCGGGGAAGACGAAGCTGAGGCCGATCATCAGAAGGA
Above is a genomic segment from Streptomyces sp. NBC_00094 containing:
- a CDS encoding SpoIIE family protein phosphatase, which gives rise to MATELEGLRWWETRQAMLQGLVTQSPVTLTIYGPGARLLWANASSVQELGGDLAASLGRSMTELFPGDVLTTEHLASAEDFVQQILETGEPVIDVHFRGRAPADPRREHVWSSSYFRLLDGRGEPVGVCEQSIDVTDHYRAQQRLALLAEAGARIGATLDLSVTAAELAKIVVPQYADAVLVDVAAEVLEGEEPKPVTAWDLVRVADSDGEPSRVGEQVAYATGSSQAESLAGGRATADAVVAPTRLYVPLIVRGTPLGLVTFVRGEDSEPFGDDDRAVAEELASRTAVCMDNARRYRRERTAAFMLQRSLLPRSLPELSAVEAASRYLPADSHLGAGGDWFDVIPLSGARVGLVVGDVVGHGLGAAATMGRLRAMVRTLAELDLAPDELLARLNDQVGKDASDQKVQGSEGSGAVGATCVYGVYDPASRTSTWAAAGHPSPAVVQPHGPVSFLRLPPGPPLGVGRLPYEGAEVTLAAGSLVVLFTDGLVEARGQGIDVGLGRLAAVLGEQRGSSSDLLCAQIVAELVPDHVRDDAALLVVRTRALDARQVAAWELPSDPALVARARSMAAEQLVRWGLDDLAFTTELVVSELVTNAIRHASGPIGLRLIRDRSLICEVSDSQHTSPHARYAGNDEEGGRGLFMVAQLTEHWGTRYMPTGKTIWAEQALPVP
- a CDS encoding SDR family oxidoreductase, with product MATVLVTGGTGHLGRDVVARLKPSHHVRVLARSPGSDPDVEWIRGDLATGEGITAAVSGSQVIVHAATLSPAARRGFLLPVDFWRSPPEVDVDGTRRLLAAAVHTGVTHFAYVSIVGVDRARIPYMRVKHTAEELVRAGQVPWSILRATQFHWLTDRMLGKAARLPVVPLPTDLRTQPADSRDFADYLARRVVEGPGGQCVDFGGPEVLTLGELLATWQQIRGRQRRLLRVPVPSAVERAARDLTCPDGNRGTITWAEWLRTHPPE
- a CDS encoding DUF5988 family protein, coding for MAHKVLLEGGPDDLPERIVTVETPGEDVKIPHLGGYEHFRETERRHDTAEGTLRVYEWWERTEIAE
- a CDS encoding phosphatidylinositol-specific phospholipase C domain-containing protein → MTGILAVLAPGTAWALDDDTDNPAYRSLGKANNPDWMKGIDGETPLGWLSVPGTHDTLSIRGGDSTYTQQNGGPSAQTLAAQLQAGIRSIDIRVRAIGGSFTIHHGAVYQDANFGDVLKVLNDFLSAHPSETVMMHMRAECDNSSEAIEVCNDEPQSTTDAQRAAIFRTYIDGDPNAKRFWGPSVSGTGQAAVPKLSEVRGKIVLERFRNIGEDSGKYGIDGGRLSIQDDWKVATILPGDIDAKVQKVTDHLTAADNDNDASRIYVNHTSGSSAFAYPKAVADRVNEKVLGPLGEVKNRTGEVMMDYPGYAMINTIIAANRPWDGLTWQVPRLTVMPLGDSITLGVGSTTRTGYRPALAERLVNRSGGVVEFVGSMVDADGVTRHEGHSGWRIDELQANIETWLAAAKPNLITLHIGTNDMNRNYQVATAPQRLAALIDQIHAASPDTVVVVATLVPATDPAVQARIDTYNQAIPGIVLDRFQRGYKIQQVGMGSLTTDDLNDNLHPNNSGYAKMTNAFMRGIGEAAGKGWIKETVEVKPAPPRQGADSGDYDVDINGDGRADYLVVDDNGAVRAWLNTANPTTGAVEWTDQGFIASGSNDWSAHQVRFADVGGDARVDYLVVDPANGAVRAFVNMGGDGRGGWQDRGFIATGSSGWTGDQVRFADVGGDARADYLVVGPNGATRALLNTTDVTTGVIKWTDQGVIASGSAAWTGGQVRFADVGGDARADYLVVGDQGAAHAYVNTGGNGRGGWSDQGVIATGSSLWLAGQIRFADINADGRADYLVLDDNGAIRAYLHTTSTTGTVKWSDQGVIAAGTGAPGYRVRI
- a CDS encoding SpoIIE family protein phosphatase → MAGLLGRLRSALSVRTVARQVFSLQAAIVVLLVVAAVVALVLQSRADSEREARNRSLAVAETFASAPGIEEVLAGPDPTAELQPRAEEARKASGVDFLVVMTKDGIRITHPDPAQIGKHYIGTIGPAAAGGIVRETVTGTLGPSTRAVVPVTDAEGDVIALVSAGVTLEAVSGVVEHQLPLLLGAAAAALAVATFGTALVGRRLRRQTHGLGPAEMTRMYEHHDAVLHAVREGVLILDGDGRLALANDEARRLLGLSPEAEGLLAHELGLAPDIARLLTSGRSATDEVHLAGDRLLAVNQRPTDPGGGPSGCVATLRDTTELQAVTGRADVAQERLKLLFTAGWEIGTSLDVERTSQELADFAVPRFADFVTVDLADPVLRGEEPSQDGAAMRRVAFRGIRDDTPLYPPGKLIQFVPSTPQSLGYGSGETVLEADMTAFSGWQAQDPERARGLVEAGIHSMIAAPLRARGVILGVVTFWRSRKPEPFEHDDVTLAEELAARAAVTIDNARRFTREHTMAVTLQRSLLPRALPEQNALDVAHRYLPAHAGSGGVGGDWFDVIPLPGARVALVVGDVVGHGLHAAATMGRLRTAVHNFSSLDMSPDELLWHLDELVTRIDQDESGDGDIAPVTGATCLYALYDPGSQLCTMARAGHLEPAVVHPDGSAAFAAVPGGPPLGLSGLPFETAEIRLPEGSSLVLYTDGLVEDRTRDIDEGLELLRRALAHPGRTPEQTCGAVLDALLPEHPSDDIALVVARTRAVDSARTAAWDVASEPSAVGQVRAAVARTLAEWGLEEESFTTELILSELVTNAIRYAAEPVRVRLIRDRALICEVSDGSSTAPHLRRAATTDEGGRGLFLVAQFAGRWGTRYTADGKVIWTEQPLLTGTSGNDR